The following proteins are encoded in a genomic region of Helicobacter sp. MIT 21-1697:
- the aspA gene encoding aspartate ammonia-lyase — MGTRIEHDFIGELEIADDMYYGVQTFRALQNFNITGDKLSGYPSFIKAFAQVKKAAALANYELKLLDEQKKEAICKACDRLIAGELREQFVVDMLQGGAGTSTNMNTNEVIANLALEIMGHKKGEYQYCHPNDHVNLSQSTNDSYPTAIHVALYDELSALAKDMEVLKTSFHKKSQEFKDVLKMGRTQLQDAVPMTLGQEFHTFAVMMGEDIARVLEARSLITEINMGGTAIGTGINSHPDYPKIVQRKLCEVTGHPFKTADDLIEATQDTGAYVQVSGVLKRVAVKLSKVCNDLRLLSSGPRAGLNEINLPKMQPGSSIMPGKVNPVIPEVVNQVCYAVIGNDVTVSFASEGGQLQLNVFEPVIAYGLFNSISMMRNAMLTLASKCIDGITANEKVCSDFVYNSIGIVTALNPYIGYENSASIAKESLQTGKPVKDIALERKLLSEEQLNEIFQPKNMLNPHMSAEDRAKFQKNSPFA, encoded by the coding sequence ATGGGGACTAGAATAGAACACGATTTTATCGGTGAGCTTGAAATCGCCGATGATATGTATTATGGGGTGCAAACTTTTAGAGCATTACAAAATTTTAATATTACAGGCGATAAATTAAGTGGCTATCCAAGCTTTATCAAGGCTTTTGCACAAGTGAAAAAAGCAGCAGCTTTGGCAAATTATGAACTTAAATTGCTAGATGAACAAAAAAAAGAGGCGATTTGCAAGGCGTGCGATAGACTCATCGCAGGTGAGTTAAGAGAGCAATTTGTAGTAGATATGCTTCAAGGCGGTGCAGGAACAAGCACAAATATGAATACGAACGAAGTAATAGCAAACTTAGCACTAGAAATTATGGGGCATAAAAAAGGTGAGTATCAATACTGCCACCCAAATGACCACGTCAATCTCTCACAATCTACAAATGATTCCTATCCTACTGCCATTCACGTAGCTCTCTATGATGAACTTTCTGCTCTTGCCAAAGATATGGAAGTGCTTAAAACTTCTTTTCATAAAAAATCTCAAGAATTTAAAGATGTGCTTAAAATGGGGCGCACTCAACTCCAAGATGCTGTGCCTATGACTTTGGGGCAGGAGTTTCATACTTTTGCAGTAATGATGGGCGAAGATATTGCGCGTGTGCTTGAAGCGAGAAGCCTTATAACTGAAATTAATATGGGCGGAACAGCCATTGGCACAGGTATAAACTCACACCCTGATTATCCCAAAATTGTCCAAAGGAAGCTTTGCGAAGTTACAGGACACCCATTTAAAACTGCAGATGACCTTATTGAAGCCACACAAGATACGGGTGCATATGTGCAAGTGAGCGGGGTGCTTAAAAGAGTAGCTGTGAAACTCTCCAAAGTCTGCAATGACTTACGATTACTTAGCTCGGGACCAAGAGCAGGACTGAATGAAATCAATCTCCCCAAAATGCAGCCCGGAAGCTCTATTATGCCGGGCAAAGTCAATCCTGTGATTCCCGAAGTGGTGAATCAAGTATGCTATGCGGTTATTGGCAATGATGTAACCGTAAGCTTTGCTAGCGAGGGCGGACAACTGCAACTTAATGTATTTGAACCTGTGATTGCGTATGGGCTCTTTAACTCTATCTCTATGATGAGAAATGCTATGCTCACCCTTGCGAGTAAATGTATTGATGGTATCACTGCGAATGAAAAGGTATGCAGTGATTTTGTTTATAATAGTATTGGCATTGTTACAGCGCTTAATCCTTATATTGGCTATGAAAATTCTGCATCAATCGCTAAAGAATCTTTGCAAACAGGCAAACCTGTCAAAGATATTGCACTAGAGAGAAAACTTCTTAGCGAAGAGCAGCTCAATGAAATATTCCA
- a CDS encoding TonB-dependent receptor: protein MKSLWHTMANTSFALSCCLGGGLYANEVYDLGRIEISSKKVDSNATLGIITSKDIANTASNDVAAALRYTPGVFYQPPAAGRGEPTLGIRGYSTIHIGMFIDGIPVHSVYDRQSDWSQLSSFSISEINVSKGYTSPIYGVNTLGGAVNIITSKPKDKLELTAKYNFISNNENQAALSFGSNVGKVYYQLSYTLTDRDSLSLSSKFKTTQLQPTKDKVNSNYKNHTLRAKLGFELNENHEYSVNFIYQKGEKGGMMDANGTSTNWWNWPNYDKITAYILGNSTFNDVISLNSKLYYDSFDNRLKVIGAWNGSSILSTTWASSSVSPNQPYISHYDDYSLGLIETLSFDFDESKNLKVGLNLKQDNHNNTLTRWNTSNTFTRSDDKLKDISTSLFAEYAHTLNDTFRLAINGSYDRNDMLKVLLENVEDKTYSIYGWTLQGIVYANAGDYTRLHANIGRKSKLLTLKERYSSMWGNRVANPNLQNESAINYELGVDVEIESTKISLAGFYNDLNNMLISVNAGNNNCPAGSNCVKLDNVKEGYSYGVEFAFKQGFLDEKIVLNANYTYVERKTSNASGSSFGVDGSRILDYPNHIANTTLVISSMKQFDVIGLATFQSKQWYGIGSRRAITSYGQNNDIFLLDVKANYRPIESLQFSLGAYNLLDRNYFYGSGYYMAGRRIMAEVKYRF from the coding sequence ATGAAAAGTTTATGGCACACAATGGCAAATACAAGTTTTGCATTAAGTTGTTGTCTAGGGGGGGGGCTATACGCAAATGAAGTTTATGATTTAGGGCGCATAGAAATCTCAAGTAAAAAAGTAGATAGTAATGCTACTTTAGGCATTATCACAAGCAAAGATATTGCAAATACCGCTTCAAATGATGTAGCAGCTGCACTTCGTTATACACCCGGTGTGTTTTATCAGCCACCAGCAGCAGGGCGAGGAGAGCCTACACTTGGCATACGCGGATATTCTACGATTCATATAGGAATGTTTATTGATGGAATCCCTGTGCATAGCGTTTATGATAGGCAGAGTGATTGGAGTCAGTTGAGTTCCTTTAGTATTTCAGAGATTAATGTGAGCAAGGGCTACACAAGCCCCATTTATGGCGTGAATACACTCGGTGGCGCAGTGAATATCATCACTTCTAAACCTAAAGATAAGCTGGAACTTACCGCGAAATATAATTTCATCAGCAATAATGAGAATCAAGCCGCCCTCTCCTTTGGTAGCAATGTGGGCAAAGTGTATTATCAGCTAAGCTACACCCTTACCGATAGAGATTCTCTGTCCCTCTCATCAAAGTTTAAAACTACGCAGCTTCAACCTACTAAAGATAAAGTCAATTCAAATTATAAAAATCACACTTTGCGTGCGAAACTAGGCTTTGAGCTAAATGAGAATCACGAATACTCGGTGAATTTTATCTACCAAAAGGGTGAGAAAGGCGGTATGATGGACGCAAATGGCACAAGCACGAATTGGTGGAATTGGCCCAACTATGACAAAATCACCGCCTATATCTTGGGCAATTCTACATTTAATGATGTTATCTCGCTCAATTCTAAGCTCTACTATGATAGCTTTGATAATAGATTAAAAGTCATTGGTGCTTGGAATGGGAGTAGTATTTTAAGCACTACTTGGGCAAGTTCAAGTGTCAGTCCAAACCAACCTTATATTTCGCATTATGATGATTATTCTTTAGGGCTTATAGAGACATTAAGTTTTGATTTTGATGAAAGCAAAAATCTCAAAGTGGGATTAAATCTCAAGCAAGACAATCATAATAACACCTTAACGCGTTGGAATACAAGTAATACTTTCACAAGGAGTGATGATAAACTAAAAGACATTTCTACTTCACTCTTTGCCGAATACGCCCATACTTTGAATGATACTTTTCGCCTTGCCATAAATGGTAGCTATGATAGAAATGATATGCTTAAAGTGCTGCTTGAGAATGTAGAGGATAAAACTTATAGCATTTATGGCTGGACTTTACAGGGTATCGTGTATGCCAATGCAGGAGATTACACGAGATTACACGCCAATATCGGGAGAAAATCTAAGCTTTTAACCCTCAAAGAGCGATATAGCTCAATGTGGGGCAATCGTGTGGCTAATCCAAATTTGCAAAATGAGAGTGCGATAAATTATGAACTCGGCGTAGATGTTGAGATTGAATCCACAAAAATAAGCCTTGCAGGATTCTATAATGATTTAAACAATATGCTTATCTCTGTTAATGCAGGGAATAATAACTGCCCAGCAGGGAGCAATTGTGTGAAGCTTGATAATGTCAAAGAGGGCTATTCTTATGGTGTAGAATTCGCTTTCAAGCAAGGATTCTTAGATGAAAAAATTGTCTTAAATGCGAATTATACTTATGTAGAGCGCAAAACTTCAAATGCTTCAGGCTCAAGTTTTGGTGTTGATGGGAGTAGAATCTTAGATTATCCTAATCATATCGCTAATACCACACTTGTGATTTCGTCTATGAAGCAATTTGATGTCATCGGTTTGGCGACATTTCAAAGTAAGCAGTGGTATGGCATAGGTTCTCGGCGAGCTATAACAAGTTATGGACAAAATAATGACATTTTTCTCCTTGATGTAAAGGCAAATTATCGCCCCATAGAATCTCTACAATTCTCTTTGGGAGCATATAACCTCCTTGATAGAAACTACTTCTATGGCAGTGGCTACTATATGGCTGGGCGTAGGATTATGGCTGAAGTGAAATATAGATTCTAA